The following are from one region of the Thermofilum sp. genome:
- a CDS encoding methionine adenosyltransferase gives MPREINVERVGYAPPERLPVEIVERKGVGHPDYIADSVAEAASRELCRYYLEHFGRILHHNLDKVLVVGGQSAPRYGGGELLQPIYILVSGRATTEVVQSDGSKVSVPVGPLILRAVRKWLSSSFRYLNPEEHTIIDYRVGKGSVDLVDIYSRASAYPGANDTSMGVGYAPLSTTERLVLEAERLLNSERVKHDYPAIGEDVKVMGVRKGDKIYLTVAAAIVSRHVRSTAEYLEVKEAIRKLVLEKAHEITDKEVEVYVNTGDDPSKGDKGGVYLVVTGTSAEHGDDGATGRGNRANGLITPFRPMSLEATAGKNPVSHVGKLYNIVAFNAAQDIAQLDRVEEVYVKLISQIGRPINEPLLSYIGINAPEEVVARVRHKAEEVLADHLDRINRLWEKVLREEVMLF, from the coding sequence ATGCCGAGAGAGATTAACGTCGAAAGAGTGGGCTACGCCCCGCCTGAGCGCCTTCCCGTCGAGATCGTTGAGAGGAAGGGCGTCGGGCACCCTGACTACATAGCCGACTCGGTCGCCGAGGCGGCGAGCCGCGAGCTATGCCGGTACTACCTAGAGCACTTCGGCAGGATTCTCCACCACAACCTGGACAAGGTCTTGGTTGTCGGCGGGCAGTCGGCTCCGAGGTACGGCGGCGGAGAGCTTCTGCAGCCGATCTACATCCTGGTTTCGGGGAGGGCTACAACCGAGGTTGTTCAGAGCGACGGCTCGAAGGTGAGCGTGCCTGTAGGCCCTCTAATCCTGAGAGCTGTGCGGAAGTGGCTCTCGAGCAGCTTCCGCTACCTTAACCCCGAGGAGCACACGATCATCGACTACAGGGTTGGCAAGGGCTCTGTAGACCTCGTCGACATATACTCCAGAGCCAGCGCCTATCCAGGAGCGAACGACACGTCGATGGGTGTCGGCTACGCCCCCCTGTCCACGACCGAGAGGCTCGTTCTGGAGGCGGAGAGGCTGCTGAACTCAGAGCGCGTGAAGCACGACTACCCGGCGATAGGGGAGGATGTGAAGGTGATGGGGGTTAGGAAGGGTGACAAGATATACCTGACGGTTGCAGCCGCCATAGTCTCGAGGCACGTGAGAAGCACTGCGGAGTACCTGGAAGTCAAGGAAGCGATAAGGAAGCTCGTCCTGGAGAAAGCTCACGAGATCACCGACAAAGAAGTTGAGGTCTACGTGAACACCGGCGACGACCCCTCTAAGGGGGACAAGGGAGGAGTCTACCTCGTCGTTACGGGCACGTCCGCGGAGCACGGCGACGACGGGGCGACGGGGCGCGGGAACAGGGCGAACGGCTTAATCACGCCTTTCAGGCCGATGTCGCTCGAAGCTACTGCGGGCAAGAACCCGGTGAGCCACGTAGGGAAGCTTTACAACATCGTCGCTTTCAACGCGGCGCAGGACATCGCCCAGCTGGACCGCGTCGAGGAAGTCTACGTCAAGCTGATCAGCCAGATCGGCAGGCCCATAAACGAGCCACTGCTCTCCTACATCGGCATCAACGCCCCCGAGGAGGTTGTCGCGAGGGTCCGGCACAAGGCTGAAGAGGTGCTCGCCGACCACCTCGACAGGATCAACAGGCTCTGGGAGAAGGTTCTGAGAGAGGAGGTCATGCTCTTCTGA
- a CDS encoding DUF460 domain-containing protein, with translation MAFRKVLGLDILPGSSPEKGEPAFACVLVSEGRVVGRWEGLSRGEALALAAQQGAEAIAVDNLGELGSEEEIAKLLKVLPASLKLVEVTRVAGERLSVEALCALTGLRGGKLSPLETAEVAALLAYHGVGSEVLLFEEETLIKVGRGRVPGPGGMSRERFKRGIELLVKRKVSEIREALERAGLDYDLFARKSGEGLTGATFVVYAPREALAGVVRRESGHDLFVEIEPVKRERVEYRPLTSKSARRAWRSERVLIVGVDPGTTTGVAALDLKGSVVALFSKRLLGRSQLTRALSELGRPAVVATDVQPPPSYVRKLASSLGAVLFAPPRPLSLDEKRRLAGEASSLSGVKVRDSHQRDALAAAYKAFLSYREKFEEVEREAERRALPVPLDEAKLLVLRGEPVASAVVKAAGKYLGLEPRAEVERLPAESAEHALEFYKALVEQLAADNHALRRELREVREELEEKAAALERLLSARSSLGARDGALVKLEARIDMMSRELQEAREKQAELERRASSLAVMLREIVLGSKCAALKLSAALELLERGEFNPASLLDPVIFVDKEWPRDQLREALIRVKDPSRPLVAVVRASPPGDLCESLPLGVVAVPLSALPSAREVELFLAVDRSELQAAVEQLGARSVADKLRKALEDYRRRRASELFRRA, from the coding sequence GTGGCTTTCAGGAAGGTTCTCGGCCTCGACATCCTGCCCGGGAGCTCTCCGGAGAAGGGGGAGCCGGCTTTCGCCTGCGTTCTCGTCAGCGAGGGCAGGGTGGTGGGCAGGTGGGAGGGGCTCTCGCGCGGGGAGGCGCTGGCCCTAGCGGCCCAGCAGGGCGCGGAGGCGATCGCGGTAGACAACCTCGGCGAGCTGGGGAGCGAGGAGGAGATCGCGAAGCTGCTGAAGGTTCTTCCGGCAAGCCTAAAGCTCGTGGAAGTCACGCGGGTAGCGGGCGAGCGGCTGAGCGTAGAGGCGCTCTGCGCGCTCACCGGGCTCCGCGGGGGGAAGCTTTCCCCTCTCGAGACCGCGGAGGTGGCTGCGCTCCTCGCGTACCACGGCGTGGGCTCCGAGGTCCTCCTCTTCGAGGAGGAGACACTCATAAAGGTGGGGAGGGGCAGGGTCCCCGGTCCCGGGGGGATGAGCAGGGAGCGCTTCAAGCGTGGCATCGAGCTCCTCGTGAAGAGGAAGGTGAGCGAGATACGGGAAGCGCTCGAGAGGGCTGGGCTCGACTACGACCTGTTCGCCAGGAAGTCTGGCGAGGGGCTCACGGGAGCGACCTTCGTGGTGTACGCGCCTCGGGAAGCGCTCGCCGGGGTTGTGCGCCGTGAGAGCGGGCACGACCTATTCGTCGAGATCGAGCCCGTGAAGAGGGAGAGAGTCGAGTACAGACCCCTCACCTCTAAGTCTGCCAGGAGGGCTTGGCGCTCCGAGAGAGTCCTCATCGTGGGGGTGGACCCGGGCACGACTACGGGGGTTGCTGCGCTAGACTTGAAGGGGAGCGTGGTCGCCTTGTTCTCGAAGAGGCTGCTCGGCAGAAGCCAGCTGACCAGGGCGCTCAGCGAGCTGGGCCGTCCCGCCGTCGTGGCGACGGATGTGCAGCCGCCTCCCTCCTACGTGAGGAAGCTCGCTTCGAGCTTAGGTGCCGTGCTCTTCGCCCCGCCGAGGCCGCTCAGCTTGGATGAAAAGCGCCGCCTCGCCGGGGAGGCTAGCAGCCTCTCCGGGGTGAAGGTGAGGGACAGCCACCAGAGGGACGCTCTCGCCGCAGCCTACAAGGCGTTTCTCTCGTACAGGGAGAAGTTCGAGGAGGTGGAGAGGGAGGCGGAGAGGAGGGCCCTCCCAGTGCCCCTCGACGAGGCTAAGCTCCTCGTCTTGCGCGGGGAGCCTGTAGCGAGCGCGGTGGTGAAAGCGGCTGGAAAGTACCTCGGCTTAGAGCCTAGAGCCGAGGTCGAGCGGCTTCCCGCTGAGAGCGCGGAGCACGCTTTGGAGTTCTACAAGGCGCTTGTCGAGCAGCTGGCCGCGGACAACCACGCCCTCAGAAGGGAGCTGAGAGAGGTTAGGGAGGAGCTTGAGGAGAAGGCAGCAGCGCTGGAGAGGCTTCTCAGCGCTCGCAGCTCTCTAGGCGCCAGGGATGGGGCACTCGTCAAGCTCGAGGCGAGGATCGACATGATGAGCAGGGAGCTGCAGGAAGCGAGGGAGAAGCAGGCTGAGCTTGAGCGGAGAGCTTCCTCCCTGGCGGTAATGCTCCGCGAGATCGTACTCGGTAGCAAGTGCGCGGCACTTAAGCTGTCGGCCGCGCTCGAGCTGCTCGAGAGGGGTGAGTTTAACCCGGCATCGCTGCTAGACCCCGTCATCTTCGTGGACAAGGAGTGGCCCCGCGACCAGCTCCGGGAGGCGCTGATCCGCGTGAAGGATCCCTCGAGGCCGCTGGTAGCTGTAGTGAGGGCATCGCCCCCGGGGGACCTCTGTGAGAGCCTGCCTCTCGGCGTTGTAGCCGTCCCTCTCAGCGCGCTGCCCTCCGCACGCGAGGTCGAGCTCTTCCTGGCTGTGGACAGGAGCGAGCTGCAGGCAGCAGTTGAGCAGCTGGGAGCGAGGAGCGTGGCGGATAAGCTGAGAAAAGCGCTAGAGGATTACAGGAGGCGGAGGGCTTCCGAACTCTTCAGAAGAGCATGA